A single region of the Massilia sp. erpn genome encodes:
- a CDS encoding LysR substrate-binding domain-containing protein, which translates to MKRRLPSLSALRTFEAAARLQSFKMAAEELAVTATAVSHQVRALEEELGCPLFLRKTRAVELTAAGQLLLQAVREGLDVMAAGVERLKQRARSTVTLSVIPAFAAKWLVPRLAGFQQAHPQIDLHVQATGQPVDLLGGAADLAVRGGSGHYPGLDAAWLMSAGFAPVASTRLKLRRPADLLRQNLIHFDWQRGFRGALTWARWAQAAGMTQLDTGSGVRYTDESHAIQAAVAGQGVALISLALVRDEMAMGLLQAPFGPVLDNFAYYLVHPSGREPAPAVAAVAAWLQAQAQAATIGTTR; encoded by the coding sequence ATGAAACGACGCCTTCCCTCCCTCTCCGCGCTGCGCACCTTCGAAGCGGCGGCGCGCCTGCAAAGCTTCAAGATGGCGGCCGAGGAGCTGGCCGTCACCGCGACCGCCGTCAGCCACCAGGTACGCGCGTTGGAAGAGGAACTGGGCTGCCCGCTGTTCCTGCGCAAGACGCGCGCTGTGGAATTGACGGCGGCAGGCCAGTTGCTGCTGCAAGCGGTACGGGAAGGGCTGGATGTGATGGCGGCCGGCGTCGAGCGCCTCAAGCAGCGCGCCCGCAGCACGGTCACGCTGTCCGTCATACCGGCCTTCGCCGCCAAGTGGCTGGTGCCAAGGCTGGCCGGCTTTCAGCAGGCGCATCCCCAGATCGATCTGCATGTGCAGGCCACCGGGCAGCCGGTTGATCTGCTGGGTGGCGCCGCCGATCTGGCCGTGCGCGGCGGCAGCGGCCATTATCCGGGACTGGATGCCGCCTGGCTGATGTCAGCCGGCTTTGCGCCGGTGGCGAGCACCCGTCTCAAGCTGCGCCGCCCCGCCGACCTGCTGCGCCAGAATCTGATCCACTTCGACTGGCAGCGCGGCTTTCGCGGCGCCCTGACCTGGGCGCGCTGGGCGCAGGCGGCAGGCATGACCCAGCTCGATACGGGCAGCGGCGTGCGCTATACCGATGAAAGTCACGCCATCCAGGCCGCCGTGGCGGGGCAGGGCGTGGCCCTGATCTCCCTGGCTCTGGTGCGGGATGAGATGGCGATGGGTTTGCTGCAAGCGCCTTTCGGTCCGGTGCTGGATAATTTCGCCTACTACCTGGTACATCCCTCCGGCCGCGAGCCCGCGCCCGCTGTGGCGGCAGTCGCAGCGTGGCTACAGGCGCAGGCGCAAGCCGCTACAATCGGCACGACGCGATAA
- a CDS encoding DUF4214 domain-containing protein, whose product MSRFTFAIGDHTYRLVEEALDWSAANANAKRLGGHLATITSAAENTAIYTAVSKHLVSNGHAGAPVSADGGDASYLWLGLNDIASENNWEWSDGTAFSYSNWGHGKWGSEPDNSGDQDAVGMGLEAWPAPDGGLGVAGQWNDVSQYGRLWSIVEYEPFAKVTGSANNDTLAPTAANNNIDGGAGLDTLGLQGLRAAYTINRSDAGFSLVSDDGIFNLSSVERVKFKDANIALDIEGNAGNIYRLYQAAYNRVPDKEGLGFWMSYMDKGMTIEEVGKFFMSSPEAVRLYGENPSHEELVNRLYDNVLHRAPEPDGKKFWLDALKNGTTAAQALNFFADGHENRGALAEIVAKGIEYIPYGG is encoded by the coding sequence ATGTCTCGATTTACGTTCGCAATTGGCGATCATACTTATCGCCTGGTTGAAGAGGCATTGGACTGGAGCGCCGCCAATGCCAACGCCAAACGCCTGGGAGGCCATCTGGCCACCATTACCTCCGCCGCTGAAAATACCGCGATCTATACGGCGGTGTCGAAACACCTCGTTTCCAACGGCCATGCTGGCGCGCCGGTCAGTGCGGATGGCGGCGATGCCTCTTACCTGTGGCTGGGCTTGAATGATATCGCCAGCGAAAATAACTGGGAGTGGAGCGACGGCACAGCTTTCTCGTACAGTAACTGGGGCCATGGTAAATGGGGCAGCGAGCCTGATAACAGCGGCGACCAGGACGCGGTCGGCATGGGGCTGGAAGCCTGGCCCGCACCCGATGGCGGATTGGGCGTTGCCGGCCAATGGAATGATGTGAGCCAATATGGCCGCCTGTGGTCCATCGTGGAATATGAGCCATTTGCCAAAGTCACGGGTAGCGCGAACAACGATACGCTGGCGCCGACGGCTGCCAACAACAACATCGATGGCGGCGCCGGACTGGATACGCTGGGGCTGCAAGGCCTGCGCGCTGCGTACACGATTAACCGTAGCGACGCGGGTTTCAGCCTGGTCAGCGATGACGGTATTTTCAATCTGAGCAGTGTTGAGCGCGTGAAGTTCAAGGACGCCAATATTGCCCTGGATATTGAGGGTAATGCGGGGAATATCTATCGCTTGTATCAGGCGGCATATAACCGCGTGCCTGACAAGGAAGGACTCGGTTTCTGGATGTCGTATATGGATAAGGGCATGACGATTGAGGAAGTCGGTAAATTCTTCATGTCGTCGCCGGAGGCGGTCCGCCTGTATGGCGAGAATCCGAGCCACGAGGAGCTGGTGAACAGGCTGTATGACAATGTGCTGCATCGTGCGCCTGAACCGGATGGCAAAAAGTTTTGGCTGGACGCGCTGAAAAATGGCACCACGGCGGCACAGGCATTGAATTTCTTTGCTGACGGTCATGAAAACCGTGGCGCTCTGGCCGAGATTGTCGCCAAGGGGATTGAATATATCCCTTACGGCGGTTAA
- a CDS encoding PEP-CTERM sorting domain-containing protein: protein MMSHTFKSIAVGAMLLAAGAANADIKVYTDKYDYRGAVTVSGLDSFNDISVDPIQGPLSRSAGAYKYTAKVGPNSDSFWGGTGSSVDGWLTTDNRTDTITFTDFGGKVNGAGLFAFGSNSAGVYAAANSITLTAKDEFGKLATYTINKPTQSSFIGFVSTGKLLELTVKLTAQAGVWPTVNDLYLSSVTAVPEPGTYAMLLAGLGIAGVAARRRRNAQ, encoded by the coding sequence ATGATGTCCCATACCTTTAAATCAATCGCCGTGGGTGCAATGCTGTTGGCTGCGGGCGCGGCCAATGCCGATATCAAGGTGTATACCGACAAGTACGATTATCGCGGCGCTGTGACGGTGTCTGGCCTAGACAGCTTCAACGATATATCGGTTGACCCGATCCAGGGGCCGCTGTCGCGTTCCGCCGGTGCCTACAAGTACACCGCCAAAGTCGGCCCCAACTCGGATTCGTTCTGGGGCGGCACCGGCAGCAGCGTGGATGGCTGGCTGACCACCGACAACCGCACCGACACCATCACCTTTACCGACTTTGGCGGCAAGGTGAATGGCGCCGGCCTGTTTGCCTTCGGCAGCAATTCGGCCGGTGTCTACGCAGCCGCCAACAGCATCACGCTGACCGCCAAGGACGAATTCGGCAAGCTGGCGACCTACACCATCAATAAACCGACCCAATCGTCCTTCATCGGCTTCGTCTCCACCGGCAAGCTGCTGGAACTGACGGTCAAGCTGACCGCGCAAGCGGGCGTATGGCCGACTGTGAACGATCTGTACCTGTCTTCCGTGACGGCCGTACCGGAACCCGGCACCTACGCCATGCTGCTGGCAGGCCTGGGCATTGCCGGCGTGGCTGCGCGCCGCCGCCGCAACGCTCAGTAA
- a CDS encoding FMN-dependent NADH-azoreductase, translating to MTTLLHIDSSARSGCSGSDPYGSHTRRLSQRFVDRWREQDPEAKIIYRDVGTLPPAPVTGNWIHAAFTPPAKREAWMHAVLAESDALIDELLQADVIVAGVPMYNFGPPAQFKAYIDNIVRVGRTFGFDRSRAGDPYWPLLAQAGKKLVVLSSRGDHGYGEGERIAAINHVEPSLRTAFGYMGIRESFGAAIEYDEFGDERLAQSIARAEADVDGLVLRLAPQRGRAAA from the coding sequence ATGACTACCCTTCTGCATATTGATTCCAGCGCCCGCTCCGGCTGTTCCGGCAGCGATCCTTACGGCTCCCATACGCGGCGCCTGAGCCAGCGCTTCGTGGACCGCTGGCGGGAGCAAGATCCTGAAGCGAAAATCATCTATCGTGATGTCGGCACGCTGCCGCCCGCGCCGGTCACCGGCAACTGGATACATGCCGCCTTCACGCCGCCCGCCAAACGCGAAGCGTGGATGCATGCGGTGCTGGCCGAAAGCGATGCGCTGATCGACGAACTGCTGCAGGCCGACGTGATCGTGGCCGGCGTGCCGATGTATAACTTTGGCCCACCCGCCCAATTCAAAGCCTATATCGACAATATCGTGCGCGTCGGCCGCACCTTCGGCTTCGACCGCAGCCGTGCCGGCGATCCATACTGGCCGCTGCTGGCGCAAGCAGGCAAGAAGCTGGTGGTCCTGTCCTCGCGCGGCGACCATGGCTACGGCGAGGGAGAGCGGATTGCCGCCATCAATCATGTGGAGCCGTCGCTGCGCACAGCTTTCGGCTATATGGGGATACGGGAGAGTTTTGGCGCCGCCATCGAGTACGACGAATTCGGCGATGAGCGCCTGGCGCAATCCATCGCCCGCGCCGAGGCGGACGTGGATGGCCTGGTACTGCGGCTGGCCCCGCAAAGGGGGCGCGCCGCAGCATGA
- a CDS encoding glutathione S-transferase, whose protein sequence is MQPYILYYWPSIQGRGEFVRLALEEAGVPYRDVAREPKGMPQMLAAIDPAQAKHASYAPPVLKAGSLLIGQTANILLYLGAHHGLAPRSEAGRLWCNQLQLTIADIVNEAHDCHHPISTNLYYEDQKKEAQQRARDFTTARIPKYLGYFEQVLQDNPGRGGFMAGSRLSYVDLSLFQLMAGLGYAFPKAMAGQQAAWPGLLALRDKVACRPRIAAYLASARRLPFSEEGIFRHYAVLDA, encoded by the coding sequence ATGCAGCCATACATCCTGTATTACTGGCCGAGCATTCAAGGACGGGGTGAGTTCGTGCGGCTGGCGCTGGAGGAGGCGGGCGTGCCTTACCGCGATGTCGCGCGCGAACCCAAGGGCATGCCGCAGATGCTGGCAGCGATCGATCCGGCGCAGGCCAAGCATGCCTCGTATGCGCCACCGGTGCTCAAGGCGGGTAGCCTGCTGATCGGCCAGACCGCGAATATCCTGCTGTACCTGGGCGCGCATCATGGCCTGGCGCCGCGCAGCGAGGCGGGCCGACTGTGGTGCAACCAGCTGCAGCTGACGATCGCCGACATCGTCAACGAAGCGCACGACTGCCATCACCCGATCTCCACCAATCTGTATTACGAAGACCAGAAAAAGGAAGCCCAGCAGCGCGCCCGCGACTTTACTACCGCGCGCATCCCCAAGTACCTCGGCTATTTCGAGCAGGTCTTGCAGGACAATCCAGGCCGTGGCGGCTTCATGGCGGGATCGCGCCTGTCTTATGTGGACCTGTCGCTCTTCCAGCTGATGGCAGGCTTGGGCTACGCCTTTCCCAAGGCGATGGCAGGCCAGCAAGCCGCCTGGCCCGGCCTGCTGGCCTTGCGCGACAAGGTGGCATGCCGTCCGCGCATTGCCGCCTATCTCGCGTCCGCAAGGCGCTTGCCCTTCAGCGAAGAAGGTATTTTCCGGCACTACGCGGTACTTGATGCTTGA
- a CDS encoding heavy-metal-associated domain-containing protein has translation MYELQVENMSCGHCIAKVSDAVRALDMTAGVEIDLANKKVMVDSSASLDEVKAAIVQAGYPVSAAI, from the coding sequence ATGTATGAACTGCAAGTGGAAAACATGAGCTGCGGCCATTGCATCGCCAAGGTCAGCGATGCGGTACGCGCGCTGGACATGACGGCCGGCGTGGAAATCGACCTGGCCAACAAAAAAGTGATGGTGGACAGCAGCGCCTCGCTGGACGAGGTGAAGGCGGCCATCGTGCAAGCCGGCTACCCCGTTAGCGCTGCAATCTAA
- a CDS encoding sulfite exporter TauE/SafE family protein: MPPVPPLELHTIVLIAAAGLFAGVQNALAGGGSFITFPALLLAGLNPLAANMTSTIAMFPSQATSAVAGRKLVDDVGPLTFRQMFLISVVGGVLGAILLRITPPTFFARLVPWLVLFATSMFAWGAFRKQPMHAASSMPKGVLILVQSCIAIYGGYFGGGIGFLMLAALTIAGQQIRAATATKNMLAMAMNAAATAIFAFSSLISWPAALALCAGGIAGGLAGSWLIYRLPPRLMRIFVVIVGALLTVYMFLR; encoded by the coding sequence ATGCCTCCTGTCCCGCCGCTGGAATTGCATACCATCGTCCTGATCGCCGCCGCCGGCCTGTTCGCCGGGGTACAGAATGCGCTGGCCGGCGGTGGTTCCTTCATCACCTTTCCCGCCCTGCTGCTGGCCGGCCTGAATCCGCTGGCGGCGAATATGACCTCCACCATCGCCATGTTCCCCAGCCAGGCCACGTCCGCCGTGGCCGGGCGCAAGCTGGTGGACGATGTGGGACCGCTCACTTTCCGCCAGATGTTCCTGATCAGCGTGGTGGGCGGCGTGCTGGGCGCCATCCTGCTGCGCATTACGCCGCCGACCTTCTTTGCGCGCCTGGTGCCCTGGCTGGTGCTGTTCGCCACCTCGATGTTCGCCTGGGGCGCTTTCCGCAAGCAGCCCATGCACGCCGCCAGCAGCATGCCGAAAGGCGTGCTGATACTGGTGCAAAGCTGCATCGCCATCTATGGCGGCTACTTCGGCGGCGGCATCGGCTTCCTGATGCTGGCCGCGCTGACCATCGCCGGACAGCAGATCCGCGCCGCCACCGCCACCAAGAATATGCTGGCGATGGCGATGAACGCGGCGGCCACCGCCATCTTCGCTTTTTCCAGCCTGATCAGCTGGCCCGCCGCGCTGGCCCTGTGCGCGGGCGGCATTGCCGGCGGCCTGGCCGGCTCCTGGCTGATCTACCGCCTGCCGCCGCGCCTGATGCGCATTTTCGTCGTCATCGTGGGCGCGCTGCTGACCGTCTATATGTTCCTGCGCTGA